tcaacctttaattTCTTAATTAGatcctaaacagtatgtgtaagacgTGCTAACTATGTGCTTCTTTGATTAAatgaggtatatctgagcctttttacttgttatgtgcttttctccaacttgctatacatgtttttgtatgtcgccttagaattttgcctttgaaactacaaataagcctattATCCCTAccccttaggattagtagtcctaaatgcctccgggaccgataggattgggacgggtaatagcatgcaataagtaaacgagaccattccgcgctttaataccttaacggagtGGGAAagtgtagatatggatatgatgaccatgcgataacatctcgtgtagcccctcactgaggagtgattaccggatgttgtgtgaggtgatccatattatttataaacctaggaccccctttcctttgtttctttgtttcttctcaaatttcaaactatttctttaagaaaaatcagctttcttttagttctttccaactttgtttatttgtaaccattatgtgaaaatcccctcttatttgaagttttatttgcctacgTGTTGTTTGCGCttaaattcacaacaatagtctggtcgagaaccatactagtggatcctgaggggtgcctaacaccatccccttgggataatttcaagcccttacccaatctctggttactcaaatcaaacccttcttagtgtcctaatgcacttaaataattaggtggtgactcttcaattcaaacccaaattcccaaaagggaatgagttgtcctcccaaaatatcataaacccaatttcgcgagaaaaagggagcgcgacaacatgacgactctgctggggatttctttTAGGCATTTACCATTTCAGGCTATTCTTGTGACTTTACGCTTctttatatgtctttatttgcttaatgcctttaagtatttAATTCTCTCTTCTACTACaaaactaacttgtctttttgtttctttcccttatttcttttattgttttcctTTACTGAtttcctttattactgttttaaattatgaATAAttgttgtaattattacttttataatgtgcaaatatgtgacaacttgttttaattattgcataagcatgtttttaacatcatattccactcgtgccaaacaaaataccatagaaacgcttataatgagtggttgcgctcttccaatattatcacccctaaatccggcaaaggcatatttgtggtaaaaccagtcgatcaacggtgtagtcgacggttctgcgcctttccctcttgagttgtccgctcaagcaTACCAGTCTAAGacctcatagaaaccttactctgtttaattgtgcatgcatcatggtcaaacttagccgagtcagttatgttgtccgcataatgactctttaagatagccttatccaaagtccactgggtttccctaagacccaaatggacactaccacgttttatgcatttatttggggaactaaatgcttttatgccaattattgatattaaatagtcgagtctggtgggggtaaggttctaacccttttgtcttgcataAATATGAGACACAAAGTTCCCAAATTCGGCATGGtgaccaacatccacccaaaactgctaagctggtgggaggatcttcattctagtgatcagactcttgttcggaaatacctaggaaatctaccttatccaacccaacaacaagatcatagaagctgctactttgttctgggatggtgataggtctgtgttccgcttcggggacatcgaaatgacaccactgctagaggaaataggaggaatggctggtataccatgggaaactccgggtttgttaatgccgaaaAATCGCAAGTgtagaggtttcctcaaaatgatgggtctaaagaagaatccgGACTTGACACGCTTGAAAGAGTTGTATATTCCATTAGATTATTTGTCTGAGAGTTACGGTCATAccaaatcctaccgtacttatcctgatgagttcgcccttacatcattggggcatattcatcgaagggtctttgtcttcatgttctgcttcttggggatgatagtgtttccaatgaagaaagcaagtaTCCATaccaggctagctatggtcaccaaaactttaaTGAAGGGAATTTGTGggcaaccatttagcatagtgcccatgatcattgcaaagatataccgagccttgaagaagtgtcaacaaggagccaaacacttcgagggttgcaatttgctactccagctctggctcatggagtaTCTCCAAAGtagtgaatatcggcaagagattcagcaaAGGGATTAGGATGATCACAAAGCCTTCCATCTCCCAAGATGAATGAACTACATGCACAACATGTTTGCCCAGCCGAAAGACGCCAAGGGGTGGttagagctgtttgaaaatctaacgGAGGACcaagtacaatggatgttcgagtggttccctactcatcgtccgatccagggatgcaccgtttctgatactgatcaattttagaggaacctacccttacgtccctctccgagttatgagacaggctggtaggaagcaggttataccaagggtcgacaagatgagtcactttcgGGCTGAATTTCAGGATTATGAtagcccttacaagtgccaagttcagcatatgtggcactgcaaaatcatcaTGGGAAGGGATACCATCGAGCTAGACAAATACCATGCTGGTTGTactccatactattcaggctggctggaggataatcataatGGTCTAGGTcaacctgggtttgttcgaggtcacagaatcatcgatgaaaaggctgaagcacaggtcaaaatacaatcaactgcgcaagaggattcgggaatgcgaaagcgagcaccgtgagatacaagaagcccaccaaaagctgattgaagagtggaaagacatggttgtTAGTGCtaacaagcgactgggatacttggagcagggtttagtagagctggaaaggaagttGCTTAGAAgaatcgaggattgccagaatgctAAAGGAAATAAGGGCggacacctggccagagcctacctgttgctgggacttcgcgagctggtgaagctgttcgatagagccaaagatgccgagtctggggaaggtctttTTGGGACCAAATATATAGGAGTTTTTCCTTTTTGCTTCGAGAAATATAATAAGGCctatggccattagtgacttttatttccggttatttagtgtcgatttgggattcgccTACTATTTATctataaaatgaggcatttagcattctaagttctccaaatcaatttgtcgctaggcctacttcGGGCATAATGagttccccaaattaggacacgatttacattcttgcactatgtgtttaaatattgcaacattgtTTCTTATAATCCtcgctaacttgttacctttttgttttatttttgttttattcccctcctcaaaggttagttcgtgcactctagcatcatcatcctattctacaagatccaagggcccttcacccactcctcctcttagtcctatcagaaacaagaacaaagggaagatggaagattcaaACAACATCAGAAATGAAAAGTCAACTGAACAGATataggtcactcatggtactcaggtctccaaagaaagtgcgtcccaactcgagcagaaactgttgaaattccaggaagaacttgatcaggtccggaCTACCAAATTCTCCTTACTACCAATAATAAAAGAGTTTCACATATGCATTCACATTTCTCTCTCATCATAAAAAAGTGAATATTATTATGAAATAGGTCTGGAAAAGTCATGTCATTAAGGGCGtatttggtataacggaaaatatttttcaattgtcccatgtttggttggtttaaatattttggaaattattttctttattaactcattttcctccaaaaTGTTTTCCCTATtaagagaagggaaaatatttttcaaaactcttttttAACCTTCCCCACTATATTCCCCATCCCCATTAACCCCTACCAACACACCTCCACACCCCACCTACCCACCCCACCCCTCCCTTAGCCTCCACCCCCTCGCCACCCTAAATAGACATATTATATTTACtaactttcttttcatgttatcGATAGAATTCCCTTTTTTGCATTTCAACAAATGAGTATTTCCCCTTCAtgttataaaaaaatattttttttgcacTTTAACAAAAAAAAGTACTTTATTTTCGTgatgtaaaaaaatattttctttcattttaacatAATGATGTAGTAAAAAGTATTTGCTTTCGTTTCAACAAAATGATGTAGTTTGTTTTCATgatttagaaaaaatattttctttcatttcaacaaaatgagtatttttcttttcatgataaagaaaaagtattttatttcatttcaacaaaatgagtactttattttcatgttataaaaagagtactttctttttcaaccaaaaaagAGTACTTTTTTTTAGTTATGGTGTACAAATTTCAATGTTGTTTTTACGTAAAAAGTAAAACAACACATTAGTTACTTTGTGTTTATGTGATtgaagaataattaaattcttgaaggAAATAAAATTCTGAAAACGTTGggtatttgggggggggggaaggagGGGGCAGGGAGAGGGAGCGGAGCACAAGAAAAATGGGGACTTGGGTGAAGAGGGAGAGGAAAGTagaataaaaaaattatattgtacTCTTTAATCAATCGGTAGAAAATATTttccgattttttttttcaatcacCAATCAAACACTTTTTTTTAGGAATTGCTTATATCCAAAACAACTTTTCACACATATGATTCGATTAAGGTTAGAATAATCAGGAATACTATCTTCTCTTTTTTACCAGAAAAGTAATACGTGATAAAATCAGtaattttccatgaaaatattttctaggaaaataaaatatttcatgaaAATATTTTCTAGGATAATAAAATATTCtccatgaaaaatattttccttcataccaaacacaccctaaagaGGAATGACATTAGATAGTTTTCAAATGTAAAAATGTAACAATCCTTTTAATTAATACATAAATAGGAAAGTATGTTGCATAAAATGGAATGACGGGAGTATTAAAATAGACGTTGACGAAACCATTGAACTTAATTACCTCATTAACCAGATCCATAAGACTTGAACCGAAAAATTTGAGGTAACGATAACCTGAAAATGGCGAAACTAGGACCATCATTCCTCCAGGAACAATCTCCTCAGCTCTTGCACTTAAGAATATTTCCATGTCTTTGTCGAACTGCGCAACATAAGCATTAACTACTGCAGTATTTGCGGCATCTACATAGTGAATCAATCCCTTATTCCACGCAGGGGATTTCTCATCTAACAACATTTCTGGCAACTTAGATAACCAATGGATAGCACAAGATGAATGTGCAAAATGGATCGAACCAGAGGGAAATAACCTGCCGTGGAAAGACCCTGGAACTCCTACTGCAAAGTAGGACCTATCGACCGGTAGAGATCGAAATAGGGTATTGAAATCATTGTTGACATGATCATTGAAGAATACTTGGAATTCAGGAATAATATTAGAGGAATCTGCACTGAATTGATAATGGCACTTGTCCTTTACAGCTTCTATAATATGTTGCATAGCTGAGAAAGTGTTTGGTCCAATTGAACATCCCAAGTCTATAATACGGAATGTGTTTATTGAAGCTGATAACAGGCTTTTGATGTCAAGCTTTTCAATAATTGCGTCTCTTACCATCTCCTTTGCACCATCTAACACTTCTCTCTGCAGTTGAAAATTATACATATATAGGCTGACCAATAATTTGCAGCTTTATCATTCATCATTCTTTAATATCTAATCTAGCGTAACTGTCAAAATCGTCTAAAACTCATGTGAtcagtttgttttatgttttcCTTGGTAAATAGTAAATAGTCGAATTTCAAGAACCTGATCAAGATCTTAAATTAACCACCAATAGACACCATTGACAACTTTTAATTAGAATAAATTAACTACTCCTATGGCAGGGAACACAAGCGAGGAGGAGAGGAGAGCGAATAGAGAGAGGCACAAAGtggctaggaaggaggcaaagctggcggtcacggaggctaagaatGCAGTGTTTAGCCGTCTATACGAGGAATTAGGGGAGAAAGGTGGGGACAAAAAATTGCTTCGGCTGCCTTGAACGAGGGAGAGGAAGAcccgggatctggaccaagtaaggtgcatcaaagacgaggatGATAGAGTATTGATGGGAGAGTCCCAGATTAATCAGAGATGTCAGACGTACTTTTATGGTCTTCTAAATGAGGAGGGGGATCGGGATATAGCGCTAGGGGACTTGGGGCATTCGGAGAGTCTCCGAGATTTTAGGTATTGCAGGCGCATTAAGGTGAAGGAGGTCGTGGGGGCTTTGCGTAAAATGAGTAAGGGTAGAGTGATTGggccagatgaaattccggttgagtTTTGaaagtgtgtgggtagagcaagATTAGAATGACTGACTGAGTTGTTCAATATAATTTTTAGGACGAAGAGGATGCCGGAGGAATAGAGGTCGAGTACAGTGGtaccgttgtataagaacaaaggtgatatccagttttgtaacaattataggggaaTCAAGTTACTTAGCCATACCATGAAAgtgtgggagagggtggtggaggtgAGGGTGAGGAAGACGACATTTATATCCGATAATCAGTTTGAGTTCATGTCGGGCCGCTCcactacggaagctatccaccttataaggaggttggtggaacagtacaaggttaagaagaaggatctgcacatggtgtttattgacttggAGAAAGCGCATGACAAGGTTCCTAAGGAGGTGCTCTGGAGATGTCTTGAGGCGAAGGGCGTGCCGGTAGCCTACATAAGAGCGATCAAGGACatatatgatggagctaagactaagGTTAGGACTGTGGGAGGCGACTCGAAGCTTTTTCCGGTTGTTATGGGTTTACACCAAGGCTCTACGcttagcccgttcttatttgccttggtgatggatactttgacacaccatattcaaggagaggtgccatggtgtatgttatttgctgatgatATAGTTCTAATTGACAAGACGAGAGCCGGTGTTAACGAgagattggaggtttggagatagACTCTCGAGTCTAagagtttcaagttgagcaaGTCTAAGATAGAGTAGATGGAGTGCAAGTTTAGCGCTGAGTCAAGGGAAGTAGGCGGGGACATGAGGCTTGGGTcacaggtcatccccaagagagatagcttcaagtaccttgggttgATGATTCAGGGGGATGGAGAGATCGACGAGGACGTCACTCACCGCATAGGGGCGggctggatgaaatggaggcttgcaatcggagtcttgtgtgacaagaaagtgccaccgatactcaaaggtaagttttatagagctatggttagaccggccatgttgtatggggcagcgtgttggcctgttaagaactcccatatccagaggatgaaagtaaCAGAGATGCGGATGCTGAGgtagatgtgcgggcacactaggatatacaagattaggaatgaagatactCGGAAGAAGGTAGGTGTCGCCcctgtggatgacaagatgctGAAAgagagactcagatggttcgggcacgtacAGAGGAGAAGCCTTGATGAACCGGTGAGGAGATGTGAGCGGTTGGCCGTGgtaggtacgagaagaggtagagggagacctaagaagtgtTGCGGataggtgatcaggcaggacatggtacGTCTGCAGATTtttgaggacatgacccttgataggaagacATGAAGGTCAAACATTAGGGTTGTAGGATAAGGGTAGTTGAGCTTTCCTTACTTCATACCGGGGGTGAGGCGGGGTTGGATTAGGGTTGATCTTAAATGGCTTGCAGTTTATGATGAACCCACACTATTCTTGATGTTTATCTTAGTCCCGGGCCTTAGACTCTGGTTACTGTTATTGGATGTCATTTATCTTTTGGTTCCTATGCTTCTGTTACTATTACGGTTTCTACTGGAGTTACTAA
The Nicotiana sylvestris chromosome 11, ASM39365v2, whole genome shotgun sequence DNA segment above includes these coding regions:
- the LOC104219276 gene encoding loganic acid O-methyltransferase-like, yielding MSNNCGREKEKLIMYQAFDKMQRHFPMSAGDGAYSYSRNSQLQREVLDGAKEMVRDAIIEKLDIKSLLSASINTFRIIDLGCSIGPNTFSAMQHIIEAVKDKCHYQFSADSSNIIPEFQVFFNDHVNNDFNTLFRSLPVDRSYFAVGVPGSFHGRLFPSGSIHFAHSSCAIHWLSKLPEMLLDEKSPAWNKGLIHYVDAANTAVVNAYVAQFDKDMEIFLSARAEEIVPGGMMVLVSPFSGYRYLKFFGSSLMDLVNEGMLDESLVDAFNVPVYFPSPEDMTKVVEKNGCFSIERIELTYPQSKLVDEADAKSLMTNLRAVLEGVFINHFGSKIADEAFSRTILKSEDISAWMKANYEKPCQLFVVLKRK